From a single Anaerolineales bacterium genomic region:
- a CDS encoding HD domain-containing protein, which translates to MTDEKKHNDQPSPYAGRWVAILRGRVVAQGGTPEQALRASQSSRFKEKPEIQFMPVPFSIPPLIDRIKDILPPDQEIYLVGGAVRDLLSSRLSPDFDFALPSNGISLARKVANALHADFLALDDERDTGRVIVTDENGSRVFLDFATYRGANLDEDLRARDFTINAIAYNLQDGTLIDPTDGGNDIRAKVIRACSPTAFTDDPVRILRAVRQAAALGYTIDKTTREWMKQASGQVGRVSVERLRDEIFKILNGPKASASIRALDMLGVLSHLMPELLKMKGVEQSPPHVYDVWTHTLAVLDQLDQLIASLRIGYNAESTNDMYTGLLSVCLGRYREQLANHFSSPLNIDRPHRSLLFFAALYHDVCKPDTKTIEETGRIRFFDHDVKGADVVAARARAFNLSSDEVERLHTIVRHHMRFHNFASRFEYEKQTPSRKAIYRFFRDSGGAGIDLILLALADVRGTQAAELTTDTWTAYLDVARLLLENYWEKPEEVVAPPRLLDGNDLIKELGLKPGPVIGQLLESIRENQAAGKIETREQALTFAREEMKNLKGE; encoded by the coding sequence ATGACGGACGAGAAAAAACACAACGATCAGCCTTCTCCCTATGCAGGTCGCTGGGTTGCCATCCTGCGCGGTCGTGTTGTTGCACAGGGCGGCACACCGGAACAGGCACTCCGCGCATCGCAGTCCAGCCGCTTCAAGGAAAAACCAGAGATTCAATTCATGCCCGTCCCTTTTTCCATCCCGCCTCTCATTGATCGAATAAAAGACATCCTGCCGCCCGACCAGGAAATTTACCTCGTCGGCGGCGCAGTACGGGATTTGTTATCCTCCCGCCTCTCCCCCGACTTTGATTTTGCCCTGCCATCGAACGGCATTTCCCTCGCCCGAAAAGTTGCCAACGCCCTCCACGCAGACTTTTTAGCCCTCGATGACGAGCGCGATACGGGACGCGTCATCGTCACAGACGAGAATGGATCGCGCGTCTTCCTTGACTTTGCCACGTATCGCGGCGCCAACCTCGACGAAGATCTGCGCGCCCGTGATTTCACCATCAACGCCATTGCCTATAACTTGCAGGACGGCACGTTGATCGACCCGACCGATGGCGGGAATGACATCCGCGCCAAGGTCATCCGCGCTTGTTCACCGACTGCTTTTACCGATGACCCGGTCCGCATATTGCGGGCGGTGCGGCAGGCGGCGGCGCTCGGTTACACCATCGACAAGACCACGCGCGAATGGATGAAACAGGCATCAGGTCAGGTTGGACGCGTTTCCGTTGAACGTCTGCGCGACGAGATCTTCAAGATCCTGAACGGACCCAAAGCCAGTGCCTCCATCCGCGCCCTGGACATGCTCGGTGTGCTTTCGCACCTCATGCCTGAACTGCTCAAGATGAAAGGCGTGGAACAGTCGCCGCCGCATGTGTATGATGTGTGGACACACACCCTCGCCGTGCTGGATCAACTCGACCAGCTCATAGCGTCCCTGCGCATCGGCTACAACGCCGAGTCCACCAACGATATGTACACCGGCTTGCTTAGTGTATGCCTCGGACGGTACCGCGAGCAACTGGCGAATCATTTTTCCAGCCCGTTGAACATTGACCGCCCGCACCGCTCTTTGCTCTTCTTCGCCGCCTTGTATCACGATGTCTGCAAACCCGATACCAAAACCATCGAAGAGACGGGTCGGATTCGCTTTTTCGATCATGACGTCAAGGGCGCGGATGTGGTTGCCGCGCGCGCACGCGCGTTCAACCTCAGCAGTGACGAAGTGGAGCGTTTGCACACCATCGTTCGTCATCACATGCGCTTTCATAATTTTGCATCCCGCTTTGAGTACGAAAAGCAAACCCCTTCGCGTAAAGCCATCTATCGTTTTTTCCGTGACAGCGGCGGCGCGGGCATTGACTTGATCCTGCTTGCGCTCGCGGATGTGCGCGGTACGCAAGCCGCGGAACTCACCACCGATACCTGGACTGCCTACCTCGACGTCGCCCGTCTCCTGCTCGAGAATTATTGGGAAAAACCCGAGGAAGTGGTTGCCCCTCCGCGCCTGCTCGATGGCAATGACCTGATCAAAGAACTGGGGCTCAAGCCGGGTCCTGTGATCGGACAATTACTTGAATCCATCCGCGAGAATCAAGCCGCCGGGAAGATCGAAACCCGCGAACAGGCGCTGACATTCGCGCGGGAAGAAATGAAAAACCTTAAAGGTGAATAA
- the hemW gene encoding radical SAM family heme chaperone HemW → METSTSIYIHIPFCKHRCAYCDFNTYAGQEIMIPAYVNALIKEIEWIGNQPTRPSGYSTIKTIFFGGGTPSLLSGPQFASIMSALSSAFALSADAEVTIEANPGTISPAKLDAIRKAGINRISFGVQSTVTEELRMLEREHDFFTVIEAVSTARKAGFDNLNLDLIYALPQQTLTSWQTTVKRALELHPEHISAYALTLEHGTPFGKWADKGLLPLPDPDLAADMYEWTMDYLPQSGYAQYEISNWALNRHASSAVHGLPSLACKHNVQYWRSLPYLGLGAGAHGYAGGYRYSNALRIKTYIDRLDHSQSANLPFPLTPATVNHHRQTLQDDISDYMINNLRLVEVGVEEADFRSRFGSGLSDVYPKEMDELIHAGLIEQKTSENSEVFRLTRRGRLLGNQVFLRFLG, encoded by the coding sequence TTGGAAACTTCCACATCCATTTACATCCACATCCCCTTCTGCAAACACCGCTGCGCCTACTGCGACTTCAACACCTACGCCGGGCAGGAGATCATGATCCCTGCCTATGTCAACGCGCTCATAAAAGAGATCGAATGGATCGGAAACCAGCCAACGCGCCCCTCCGGCTATTCGACCATCAAGACCATTTTCTTCGGCGGCGGGACACCTTCGCTTCTTTCCGGACCTCAGTTTGCATCCATCATGTCGGCTTTATCCTCCGCCTTTGCCTTGTCCGCTGACGCGGAGGTGACGATAGAAGCCAACCCCGGCACCATCTCCCCCGCCAAACTGGATGCCATCCGCAAAGCAGGCATTAACCGCATCAGCTTCGGCGTGCAATCTACGGTCACTGAAGAACTGCGCATGCTCGAACGCGAACACGATTTCTTCACCGTCATCGAAGCCGTATCCACTGCGCGGAAGGCGGGCTTCGACAACCTCAACCTCGACCTGATCTACGCCCTGCCACAGCAAACGCTCACCTCGTGGCAAACCACAGTAAAGCGTGCGCTGGAGCTTCATCCCGAACACATCTCCGCTTATGCGCTGACGCTTGAGCACGGCACGCCCTTCGGCAAATGGGCGGACAAAGGCTTGCTCCCGCTCCCCGACCCTGATCTCGCCGCCGATATGTACGAGTGGACAATGGACTATCTACCCCAATCTGGCTACGCGCAGTACGAAATCTCCAACTGGGCATTGAACCGCCACGCATCGTCCGCCGTCCACGGTCTGCCGTCTCTCGCCTGTAAACACAACGTCCAATACTGGCGCTCGCTCCCCTATCTCGGTCTCGGGGCGGGCGCGCACGGCTACGCAGGCGGATACCGCTACTCCAATGCCCTGCGCATCAAAACGTATATCGACCGATTGGACCATTCCCAGTCCGCCAATCTTCCATTTCCCTTAACTCCCGCCACGGTCAACCACCACAGGCAAACGCTCCAAGATGACATCTCCGACTATATGATCAACAACCTCAGGCTGGTGGAGGTTGGGGTCGAAGAAGCAGATTTCAGGTCCAGATTTGGAAGCGGGCTTTCCGATGTCTATCCAAAAGAAATGGATGAACTCATCCATGCGGGTCTCATCGAACAGAAGACCTCCGAAAATTCGGAGGTCTTCAGGCTCACTCGCCGCGGAAGGCTTCTGGGAAATCAAGTCTTTTTGCGGTTTTTGGGGTAA
- a CDS encoding calcium/sodium antiporter, producing MLTSILIFIAGLVVLVAGAELLVRGAARLAALLGISPLVIGLTIVAFGTSSPELAVSVKSALAGQADISIGNVVGSNIFNIVFILGASALIRPIKIAQQLVRLDAPIMVGVSIFAFVLALDGSLSRLDGVILFALLITYVVFLIRKSRSEGAEVENEYAEEFASKEKPGAASIVKNLMFTAVGLGLLVFGSDLLVESAVTIAATLGVSELVIGLTIVAAGTSMPEVATSIVAAYKGEGDIAAGNVVGSNIFNVLGVLGVAGIAAPQSIAIADHVLVFDLPVAIFAALITVPVFFVGNTVSRSDAVLFLTYFFAYNAYVVMRAMNNPAVDTFQTVMVIYILATFLWLVFIARRHHQKIKSAGAAS from the coding sequence ATGCTTACTTCAATTCTTATTTTTATTGCAGGGTTGGTCGTTCTGGTTGCAGGCGCGGAATTGCTGGTACGCGGTGCTGCGCGGCTTGCCGCTTTGTTGGGAATTTCGCCTTTGGTCATCGGCTTGACCATTGTCGCGTTTGGGACCAGTTCGCCGGAACTGGCGGTTTCCGTCAAATCCGCGTTGGCAGGGCAGGCGGATATTTCCATTGGCAACGTGGTCGGTTCGAATATTTTCAACATTGTCTTTATTCTTGGCGCGTCCGCATTGATCCGTCCGATTAAGATCGCGCAGCAGCTTGTCCGTCTGGATGCGCCCATTATGGTGGGCGTTTCTATTTTCGCCTTCGTCCTTGCATTGGACGGCTCGCTCAGCCGCTTGGACGGCGTGATCCTGTTCGCGCTGCTGATTACGTATGTTGTTTTCCTTATTCGAAAAAGCAGATCCGAAGGCGCGGAAGTGGAAAATGAATACGCGGAGGAATTTGCAAGCAAGGAAAAGCCCGGCGCGGCTTCCATCGTCAAAAACCTAATGTTTACCGCGGTTGGACTCGGTCTGTTGGTCTTCGGTTCCGACCTGCTGGTTGAATCTGCCGTAACGATTGCAGCCACCCTCGGCGTGAGCGAACTGGTCATCGGCTTGACCATTGTGGCGGCGGGAACCTCCATGCCGGAAGTGGCAACCTCCATCGTTGCGGCATATAAAGGGGAAGGGGATATCGCCGCAGGCAATGTCGTGGGCAGTAACATTTTCAATGTGCTGGGTGTTTTGGGCGTGGCGGGAATTGCCGCGCCGCAAAGCATTGCGATCGCGGATCACGTGTTGGTGTTTGACCTGCCGGTTGCGATCTTCGCCGCGCTGATCACCGTCCCGGTCTTTTTTGTGGGCAACACCGTCAGCCGGAGCGACGCTGTCCTATTCCTTACCTATTTCTTCGCGTATAACGCATATGTTGTCATGCGCGCCATGAACAACCCCGCGGTGGATACGTTTCAAACTGTGATGGTGATTTATATTCTAGCTACTTTCCTTTGGCTGGTTTTCATTGCCCGGCGGCATCACCAAAAAATAAAGAGCGCGGGCGCGGCGAGTTAA
- a CDS encoding exopolysaccharide biosynthesis protein: MNQIHVLQSQKPAAESEALGEKIEHIVETLPPQEVTLVEIMDIVGVDSLLLLTIFLSLIFLVPVSIPGVSTVFGSAILLIGITNLFSKKIWLPEKIAHRKLSSDKLREGFQRALVWVRRLEKISQPHRLRVLTAEGGMTKLNHLSFILAALLLMAPFGFIPFSNTLPALALIFLAMGMMEQDGGFILLGNLSNVATIIYFAFLIAGGGWSLIEFVKILG, translated from the coding sequence ATGAATCAAATACATGTACTGCAATCGCAGAAGCCCGCCGCAGAGTCGGAGGCGCTTGGCGAAAAAATCGAACACATCGTTGAGACGCTGCCGCCGCAGGAAGTCACACTGGTTGAGATCATGGATATTGTTGGCGTGGACAGCCTTTTGTTGTTGACCATCTTCCTGTCGCTGATTTTTCTCGTCCCCGTTTCCATTCCCGGGGTCAGTACGGTGTTTGGGTCTGCCATCCTGTTGATTGGCATCACGAACTTGTTTTCCAAAAAAATATGGCTGCCGGAGAAGATCGCGCATCGGAAATTGTCTTCGGACAAACTACGCGAAGGATTTCAGCGCGCGTTGGTGTGGGTCCGCCGCCTTGAAAAAATAAGCCAGCCGCACCGGCTGAGAGTTCTAACCGCTGAAGGCGGGATGACCAAACTGAATCATCTGTCATTCATCCTTGCCGCGCTTTTGCTGATGGCGCCGTTCGGCTTCATCCCTTTTAGCAACACCCTGCCCGCGCTGGCGCTCATCTTTCTCGCGATGGGCATGATGGAGCAGGATGGCGGGTTCATTCTGCTGGGGAACCTTTCCAATGTTGCGACCATCATATATTTTGCGTTTTTGATCGCGGGAGGCGGTTGGTCTCTGATTGAGTTCGTCAAGATTCTTGGATAA
- a CDS encoding ribonuclease H-like domain-containing protein yields the protein MNYVFFDLESQNLFDEVGGRDHIDKLKFACGVTYSTAKNDFTVYWETDVPALIDELKSATKVVGFNLLNFDYKVLQPYSPQTRFASIPTLDLLLDIQQTLGFRLSLDNIASATLGTAKTADGIQSVQWFRNGELDKVAEYCKADVDITRRVFEFGRDNGYIYYKSKLGSKLKVSVKWK from the coding sequence ATGAATTATGTATTCTTCGATCTCGAATCACAAAACCTGTTTGATGAAGTCGGCGGGCGCGACCACATCGACAAACTCAAATTTGCCTGCGGCGTCACATATTCGACCGCAAAGAACGATTTCACTGTTTATTGGGAAACGGATGTTCCCGCTCTGATTGACGAATTGAAGTCCGCGACGAAAGTGGTCGGATTCAACCTGCTTAATTTCGACTACAAAGTCCTGCAGCCATATTCCCCTCAGACCCGCTTCGCCTCCATCCCGACCCTTGACCTGCTCCTCGATATCCAGCAGACTCTCGGCTTTCGCCTGAGTCTGGATAACATTGCGAGCGCCACACTTGGCACGGCAAAAACCGCCGACGGCATCCAGTCCGTGCAGTGGTTCAGGAATGGCGAGTTGGACAAGGTTGCCGAATACTGCAAAGCGGACGTGGATATCACGCGCCGCGTATTTGAATTTGGGCGAGATAACGGGTATATTTATTACAAATCCAAATTGGGAAGTAAACTGAAAGTGAGTGTGAAATGGAAATGA
- the ppdK gene encoding pyruvate, phosphate dikinase, whose amino-acid sequence MTKWVYLYNEVKEAEKVAGGSWDAVKALVGGKGSGLLDMTRAGVPVPPFFTVTTEACNAYQKLGKFPAGLWQQELKALKAIEKKTGKKFGDSKNPLLVSCRSGAKFSMPGMMDTVLNIGLTDESARGMAEQFGDERFAYDSYRRLVEMFGAVVLGIPDEAFEHPLEEYKHKKGYKLDTEMKAEDWKEMVEIFKAVVRKEKGFDFPQDPYKQLELATEAVFKSWNGKRAIDYRNATGISHDLGTAVNIQTMAFGNMGDDCATGVAFTRNPSNGEKKMMGDFLFNAQGEDVVAGIRNTLPIEALKKDMPKAYDEFMKITARLEKHYKDMQDVEFTIERGKLWMLQTRNGKRTAKAAVKMAVDMAKEGLITKEEAVERVTSDNVDTLLHPQFDEEAKKVAEKSGTLIAKGVNASPGAAVGRVYFDADTAERFAKEEKQDTIMVRPFTKPDDVHGMIASKGVLTSEGGATSHAAVVARQFGIPCVVGASAIKIDLDKRVMNIGENVVREGEWISVDGTTGQVFVGKIPMTTPSLEEQTELMTLLKWADEICARKNVRVAPKGSPTRGLQVWANADYPKDAQRARSYGAVGIGLCRTEHMFFEPERLPIVQDMILSGTSEGRTAALNKLLPHQRKDFDGLFEAMDGYPVIVRLIDPPLHEFMPDEEKLLEEVITMRVKGETAGLKEKEDLLATIKGLHESNPMMGLRGVRLSIAMPEIVEMQVRAIFEAAADCTKRGIVVKPEIMIPLTGTVKELEWIQPRLERIGAAVMQEKGVKFEYKFGTMIEIPRAAVTAREVAKQAQFFSFGTNDLTQMTYGYSRDDAERNFLITYQEQGILEKNPFQTLDRDGVGRLMQLAIDEGRETRQNLEVGICGEHGGDPESIEWCHIIGNNYVSCSPFRVPIARLAAAHAVLKHMPKKAVAKKTVKKAVKVKAKPAKKKVKK is encoded by the coding sequence ATGACCAAGTGGGTTTATTTGTACAACGAAGTAAAAGAAGCGGAAAAGGTTGCTGGTGGTTCGTGGGATGCAGTGAAGGCGCTTGTGGGGGGGAAGGGCTCCGGTTTGCTGGATATGACCCGCGCGGGAGTGCCGGTTCCGCCCTTTTTTACCGTGACGACCGAGGCGTGTAATGCCTATCAGAAGCTGGGCAAGTTCCCTGCCGGTTTGTGGCAGCAGGAATTAAAAGCTCTGAAGGCGATCGAAAAGAAGACCGGCAAGAAGTTTGGTGATTCCAAGAATCCTTTGCTGGTATCCTGCCGTTCGGGCGCAAAGTTTTCCATGCCCGGGATGATGGACACGGTGCTCAACATTGGCTTGACGGACGAATCCGCCAGGGGGATGGCGGAGCAGTTCGGCGATGAGCGTTTTGCCTACGACTCCTACCGCCGTTTGGTGGAGATGTTCGGTGCAGTGGTGTTGGGGATTCCCGATGAGGCTTTTGAACATCCGCTCGAGGAATATAAGCATAAAAAAGGGTACAAGCTCGATACGGAAATGAAGGCGGAAGATTGGAAGGAGATGGTTGAGATCTTCAAAGCGGTGGTTAGAAAAGAGAAGGGTTTTGACTTCCCGCAGGATCCGTATAAACAACTTGAATTGGCAACGGAAGCCGTCTTCAAATCCTGGAACGGCAAGCGCGCCATCGATTATCGCAATGCCACCGGCATCTCCCACGACCTCGGGACCGCGGTCAATATTCAAACGATGGCGTTCGGTAACATGGGCGATGATTGCGCCACCGGTGTGGCGTTCACACGCAACCCGTCCAATGGCGAAAAGAAGATGATGGGTGATTTCCTCTTCAATGCGCAGGGCGAGGACGTGGTGGCGGGCATCCGCAATACGCTTCCCATTGAAGCGCTGAAGAAGGATATGCCCAAAGCCTATGATGAGTTCATGAAGATCACTGCGCGCCTTGAGAAACATTACAAGGATATGCAGGATGTGGAGTTCACCATCGAGCGCGGCAAGTTGTGGATGCTTCAAACCCGCAACGGCAAGCGCACTGCCAAAGCTGCCGTCAAAATGGCGGTGGATATGGCGAAGGAAGGGCTGATCACAAAGGAAGAAGCCGTTGAGCGCGTCACATCTGATAACGTGGATACGCTCCTCCATCCGCAATTTGATGAGGAAGCCAAAAAGGTTGCCGAGAAATCGGGCACGCTGATCGCGAAAGGCGTGAACGCTTCTCCCGGTGCGGCAGTTGGTCGGGTTTACTTTGACGCGGACACCGCTGAAAGATTTGCCAAGGAAGAAAAACAGGACACCATCATGGTGCGTCCTTTCACCAAGCCGGACGACGTGCATGGCATGATCGCGTCCAAGGGTGTGCTGACCAGTGAAGGCGGCGCAACCTCCCACGCGGCGGTCGTAGCGCGCCAGTTCGGCATTCCATGCGTGGTCGGCGCTTCTGCGATCAAGATCGACCTTGACAAACGCGTCATGAACATCGGCGAAAATGTGGTCAGGGAAGGCGAATGGATCTCCGTGGACGGCACGACTGGTCAAGTTTTTGTCGGCAAAATACCGATGACCACCCCGTCGCTGGAGGAACAGACCGAATTGATGACCCTGCTAAAGTGGGCGGATGAGATCTGCGCCCGCAAAAATGTCCGCGTGGCGCCAAAGGGCTCGCCCACGCGCGGTTTGCAGGTTTGGGCTAATGCGGATTATCCGAAAGATGCGCAACGCGCCCGTTCGTATGGCGCGGTTGGCATTGGTCTGTGCCGCACGGAGCATATGTTCTTCGAGCCGGAGCGCCTTCCCATTGTGCAGGATATGATCCTGTCCGGAACGAGCGAAGGACGGACCGCCGCCCTGAATAAACTCCTGCCGCATCAGCGCAAGGATTTTGACGGTCTCTTCGAGGCAATGGACGGCTATCCGGTCATCGTCCGCCTCATCGACCCGCCTCTGCATGAGTTCATGCCCGACGAGGAAAAACTCCTCGAGGAAGTCATTACCATGCGCGTCAAGGGTGAGACTGCGGGCTTGAAGGAAAAGGAAGATCTGCTTGCGACCATCAAGGGCTTGCATGAATCCAATCCGATGATGGGTTTGCGCGGCGTGCGCCTTTCCATTGCCATGCCTGAGATCGTCGAGATGCAGGTACGCGCCATTTTCGAAGCCGCAGCCGATTGCACGAAACGCGGCATCGTCGTCAAGCCGGAGATCATGATCCCGCTTACGGGGACGGTCAAGGAACTGGAGTGGATCCAGCCGCGGCTGGAGCGAATCGGCGCAGCCGTCATGCAGGAAAAAGGCGTCAAGTTCGAGTATAAATTCGGCACGATGATCGAGATCCCCCGCGCGGCGGTCACGGCAAGGGAAGTTGCCAAGCAGGCGCAATTCTTCTCCTTCGGCACGAACGACCTGACGCAGATGACCTATGGCTACTCGCGCGATGATGCCGAGCGCAATTTCCTGATCACATATCAGGAGCAGGGCATTCTGGAAAAGAATCCCTTCCAGACGCTCGACCGTGACGGCGTGGGCAGGCTGATGCAATTGGCGATCGATGAAGGACGCGAAACCCGTCAGAATCTCGAAGTCGGTATCTGCGGTGAGCATGGCGGCGACCCCGAATCCATCGAGTGGTGCCATATCATCGGCAATAACTATGTCTCCTGCTCGCCGTTCCGTGTGCCGATCGCACGGCTTGCGGCAGCCCATGCGGTATTGAAACACATGCCGAAGAAGGCTGTGGCGAAAAAGACTGTAAAGAAGGCGGTGAAGGTAAAGGCAAAACCCGCCAAGAAGAAAGTCAAAAAGTAA
- a CDS encoding class I SAM-dependent methyltransferase: protein MTDALKQLNDETRHAWEVNAQVWDEKMKDTGNDFFNLLCWTPLASLLDLQPDSHILDIACGNGLTTRRLIELGAAHVTAFDFSANLIEFAKKRTAEYASRITYRVMDATDEAALLSLGEATFDAALSNMALFDIADIEPLFRTLPKLLKPGGRFVFSITHPAFNNASCMHVVEEMDDGGEINTMYSIKVSRYMNPYHQRGLALSNQPKPQVYFERPLQYYLNLGFQNGFVLDGFEERAFPPETPQTTPLGWGGKFSELPPVIVARMKLND, encoded by the coding sequence ATGACCGACGCTTTGAAGCAACTCAACGACGAAACCCGGCATGCCTGGGAAGTCAATGCGCAGGTGTGGGATGAAAAGATGAAGGACACCGGCAACGACTTCTTCAACCTGCTCTGCTGGACGCCGCTCGCCTCCCTGCTTGACCTCCAGCCTGATTCCCACATCCTAGACATTGCCTGTGGAAACGGCTTGACCACGCGCCGCCTGATCGAACTGGGAGCCGCCCACGTCACCGCCTTTGACTTCTCCGCCAACTTGATCGAGTTCGCCAAAAAACGCACCGCCGAGTACGCTTCCCGGATCACCTACCGCGTCATGGATGCCACCGACGAAGCGGCGCTTCTGTCCCTTGGCGAAGCGACGTTCGACGCCGCCCTCTCCAACATGGCGCTGTTCGACATCGCGGACATCGAGCCGCTCTTCCGCACGCTCCCCAAACTGCTCAAGCCGGGCGGACGTTTCGTCTTCTCCATCACACATCCCGCCTTCAATAACGCTTCCTGCATGCATGTCGTAGAAGAGATGGATGACGGCGGCGAGATCAACACCATGTACTCCATCAAAGTTTCGCGCTACATGAATCCCTACCACCAGCGCGGACTCGCCCTGTCCAACCAGCCCAAGCCGCAAGTCTATTTCGAGCGTCCGCTCCAGTATTATCTCAATCTCGGCTTCCAAAACGGCTTCGTGCTCGACGGCTTCGAAGAACGCGCCTTCCCGCCGGAAACGCCGCAAACCACTCCGCTCGGCTGGGGCGGCAAATTCAGCGAACTCCCGCCCGTCATCGTCGCGCGCATGAAACTGAACGATTAA
- a CDS encoding alpha/beta hydrolase, with product MIKLNGIEISYERRGAGTSLMLVHGFPLDHTLWNETASLLEGDFDLILPDLRGFGASSTVETPYLMSDMADDLAALLDHFGIEKTALAGHSMGGYVALAFAKKYPQRVSGLALVSSQAAADAPDRKEGRYKTAQDVAEKGVEVVADAMTPKLSPSAEVQAFARKSILSQGKAGVIGALKAMAEREDSMPILSSFDFPVALIHGDSDALIPLEKSQEIKAALPDAKLVILQGAGHLPMMELPEETADALKLLK from the coding sequence ATGATCAAACTTAACGGTATTGAGATTTCGTACGAGCGCCGCGGCGCGGGAACATCGCTCATGCTGGTGCATGGCTTTCCGCTCGACCATACGTTGTGGAATGAAACAGCATCCCTGCTCGAGGGCGATTTCGACCTGATTCTGCCGGATCTGCGCGGATTTGGCGCTTCTTCAACGGTGGAGACGCCGTATCTTATGTCCGATATGGCGGATGATCTGGCGGCTCTATTGGACCACTTTGGTATCGAGAAAACTGCATTGGCAGGGCATTCGATGGGCGGATATGTGGCGCTTGCTTTTGCGAAGAAGTATCCGCAGAGGGTGAGCGGGCTGGCGCTGGTCTCTTCGCAAGCTGCCGCGGATGCACCCGATCGCAAGGAGGGTCGCTACAAAACTGCGCAGGATGTCGCCGAAAAAGGTGTGGAGGTTGTGGCGGATGCCATGACGCCAAAACTCTCTCCCAGCGCAGAAGTGCAGGCATTCGCGCGAAAATCGATCTTGAGTCAGGGGAAGGCTGGGGTGATCGGCGCGCTCAAGGCAATGGCGGAGCGGGAGGATTCCATGCCTATTCTTTCCTCCTTTGATTTTCCTGTTGCGCTGATCCACGGCGATTCGGATGCGCTGATTCCGCTGGAAAAGTCGCAGGAGATCAAGGCGGCTTTGCCGGATGCAAAGTTGGTCATTCTTCAAGGAGCTGGTCATCTCCCGATGATGGAACTTCCGGAAGAGACTGCCGACGCATTGAAATTGCTGAAGTGA
- the speD gene encoding adenosylmethionine decarboxylase, with translation MNASLKLGEHYIFDLSDCDPGILMDSERAYSLFSQAVRDSGLTVVDEGFYKFSPHGFTCFLLLAESHASLHAWPEYNYCAIDLFTCAIGQDFMPVLMRLKQAFGADDFSVRKLDREASIETKLPIAA, from the coding sequence ATGAACGCTAGTTTGAAACTGGGAGAGCATTATATTTTCGACCTCTCCGACTGCGACCCCGGGATCTTGATGGATAGCGAGCGGGCGTATTCATTGTTCTCGCAAGCCGTGCGCGACAGCGGCTTGACGGTCGTGGATGAAGGCTTTTACAAGTTCAGCCCGCACGGCTTTACCTGCTTCCTGCTGCTTGCCGAATCCCATGCCAGCCTGCACGCATGGCCCGAGTATAATTACTGCGCCATCGACCTGTTCACCTGCGCCATCGGTCAGGACTTCATGCCTGTGCTGATGCGTCTCAAACAGGCATTCGGCGCGGACGATTTCTCTGTGCGAAAACTGGACCGCGAAGCGTCCATCGAGACCAAACTTCCCATCGCCGCATAA
- a CDS encoding response regulator → MNTKILVIDDDIAITELMSMLLKTHGFDVITANSGAEGIHLAKEKSPNVILLDLMMPDVDGWQVCKAVRQFSSAPILILSAINDPRMVASVLDVGADDFLVKPVPSGVLVAHIRKMVRRTGSLHMPVDQKKVNLSNTAPLLP, encoded by the coding sequence ATGAACACAAAAATTCTTGTAATCGATGACGATATCGCCATCACCGAACTAATGAGCATGCTGCTCAAAACCCACGGCTTCGACGTGATCACAGCCAATAGCGGCGCGGAAGGTATCCACCTCGCCAAAGAGAAAAGCCCGAACGTCATCCTGCTCGATCTCATGATGCCTGACGTGGACGGCTGGCAGGTCTGCAAGGCGGTACGCCAATTCAGCAGCGCACCCATCCTCATCCTCTCCGCCATCAACGACCCGCGCATGGTCGCCAGTGTATTGGATGTCGGCGCAGATGATTTCCTCGTCAAACCCGTTCCAAGCGGCGTCCTGGTCGCGCACATCCGCAAGATGGTACGGCGGACAGGCTCCCTCCACATGCCGGTTGACCAAAAAAAAGTTAATTTAAGCAACACCGCTCCGCTTCTCCCCTAG